The Symphalangus syndactylus isolate Jambi chromosome 6, NHGRI_mSymSyn1-v2.1_pri, whole genome shotgun sequence genome contains the following window.
ggaaaggggagtgGCAAACAGCCCCAGTTATGTGGCAGATGGGAAGGTCCTGAGCCAGGCGGCCCACGGATCCTGAGTTTTCTAAGATTAGCCCTGTTCCAGGGAGCATGTCCCATCCTCAGAGTGACGTATCCTCTCAGTCAGGCGTCTGCAGCCTGTGGCTCTTGACGGGGCAAGGCTCAAAAAGCAGAACTGCCCTATTTGGGGCCACGTTGTTTATAACCTGTGGTCTCAATTTAGCATGGTTAATATCAATGAGTACAGCATGTGGATGGATCAGTCTTGGTGTCGGGGTGGAGGGGACGGAAGCATTTTCTGGCAATGGGGTTTCTCTCACAAACTGACTGGATCTTACCCCATGAAAGATGCTATGCTTCAGCTTTAGAACTCAGAGAAGTGTGGCCTTTGTACCTTGACAGTTTGGCAAGACATACCTGCCTGCCCAGCAGTGGATGTGCTTAAAAGTTACAAAAAGAGGTGAGTTCCTCCTTCAAGTATAAATAATATTACACTTGAAAGTAAGCAAATACCATTAAtagtattataaaaatgtttatcttaGCTGAAGTAAGTATGAAAGTGCtcggcaccatggctcacacacCAGGAGGTGCTCAATAATGGATATTCATTTTTCCCCCATGACGCTTTATCTTTATAAAGCATTTTCACATACCAGTCCTTTCCCAGCCCGCATAACAACACTTTGAAAGGGTTCTGTGATCCACATCTTACAGTTGAGAAAACCGAGGTTCAGATGGAATGAGATGGCTGTCCCCTGAACTGCCCACCCCACAGGTGGATGGGCTGTTCTACCTCACGAGGGACAGGATGGTCTGCCCTCCTATCAAGACCTCCATCCAGCTCTGGCATCTGCATCTTGCCCACTTTCTCCAACTCTTCCCCAATGTACCCTCTCCCATTCCCATCTCCCCATTCCCACACCAAGAAGAAGAGTCTTCACCTTCCAGGGTGTTCCTGCGGCCATCGGCACCAATGATGACGTCAAACTCAAACTCCGACAAAGAATGGTCTGTAGGGAGAAATTCTGCCCGCCAGCCAATTTCTACCAGGACAGAGAAATGAGATGAGTTGGCAGAGAGAGGTGGGAAGAGAATGATTATACCCCCCGTGTGGTGGCTGTGAGAAATGGACAGTGCAGCCAGGTCTGTGCATCACAGAGAGAGTCTCCAGGGGAAAGGCTAGAGCAGTCCAGATTCACTCTCTAATCTGGTGTCCTCTGACCTGAGTGTCAGTTCAATCCAGGATGAAGTAAACCAGCAACACCAACTCCATGCCTGGTTTTGTTGGCCTCCGCTAGGAGTCTATCCTCAATGCTCCACAAACTACTCTCATTTGCACCTTATTTTTCTCAACAGAGTCCACCATCTTCTCTTCACATTCTCCCACATTCTTCAGTGCCTCTCATTGCTAAACAGACCCAAAAGGATATGTAGGGTGTAAGGAAAccagttttaatttctattgtATGCTCAAAATGTTCTGGTGTACACTACActgtcttttatttaaaaaaaaaattcaggtgaAGCCTGGATAATTAAGATTTAATGTCCACTAGAGGTCTGGAAAAGGTTAAAAGTACACAGTCTCTGAATGTCAAATAGTGAATGCTGTCCTGCTCCAAAAGCTAACTAAAGCCTCCCTTAAATTCTCAAATAATCTGAGCAGAGGACAGGAGAAATCAGAAATGTACCCTCAGCAGGAAACTACAAGGTCTCCGACACTAAGCTGGTCCCAAACTCAAAGCCCTTCCCAAGCAGtagataattttaataataagtaAGATGCAGAGGCATCCTGAATAAACTCTGAACATGGTGTGTGTAAGGGATAAGAATTTAAACAAACatgctaaaaggaaaaaagagaaacattatGATATGCCTATACGGGCAAATATCATAGTTTATAAATGATACCTCAATATGGTTAAGAGTATTATATACCAAATAACATCTTGAACCTTATTTCACAGTTGCTCTAGAAGCTTCACTTTactggattttaaaatgtgcCATGGGTACAAGTACAACCACATATATGtgtgttaaacacacacacagcttgAAGAACACGCAAATGAACCTTACCAAACAACCAAATCTGTCTTCTGTCCTACTTATTGATTAGATTTCCTTTGCCAAAGTAGCATCCCCTTGGGACAGGGTAACCAAATTATAGGTTTAATGGCTTAATCATAAATCCCCTTGGAGCCAAAGAGCAAACCTAAAGTCATAGCAATGgtgaaaaaaacagtaaaatacccTTCAGTGGCGTTATGCCAACCAGCTCCCAATAAGAATAACTCTTACAGAAACACCCTCTGGAAGCAGCAAGTGGGATTTCTATTTTGTAGTATCTGCTTTCTaggcagaaaaggaaaattatactGTACTTTGATTTTCTTGATCTTCAGGAGGCTCTAGAACCTTCACGAACTCCACATTCACATGGATTTCAACTCCCAGCATCAGGGCCACCTTGAATAGAATGAGCTGTAGTTGGCGAATACCTGTcaggcaggaaggagagaggaactGTCACAGCAATGCCTGAATACCACCTATATGCAGAATGCTACATAATCACTGCTGCTCAGTGACCTTTGAGCACAGCAGTATACCAACAACGATCATTAGTGAGTGGGATTATGCACCAAGAGCTCTATGTTTTCTCATCTAACTCTTACAGTGGCCCTTTGGAATCGTTATTATTCTCATTCTGTAGATGAGAAAGTGAGGCTTAacaaagttaagtgacttgctcaaggccacacggAGCAAAGCTAGAATGTGGACCCACATCTGTCTGATTTCTAGACCCTGTTCTACCTGCTAGATGATGCTGTAACAGGGGAAGCTCTGTCTTTCCAGCCTCCTTCCCCAGCTGGGCTCTGGGTTTGATGAAATGAAGAGTAAAGGGCCTCAGTGAAGACCGTGATCAGTGACTCATTATATGGGGCCTATGCCTCAGCTCTTAGACATCCAGTGGTGAGGAGTGGGTAGGAAATTTTCCCCACAAAGCTGGGTCATGCTTCCCCATCGCTTACCCACACTTCAAAACTCCCCCAGTGAGTGGAATCTTATTTCTCTGTTTTGTCTCCTGCCATTCAGCACAAATGGGTATGCCTCCAAATACTTTTCTGCAGAGTGAGAAGTTTTAAACTTTCTGTGAGCCCTTCTGTATTTGGTGGGTTTGACTTacttagtatttattgagcatctatacTATGTCAGGTGCCATGCTAGGCACAGGAGATACAGAACACACCTTCTAATGGAGGGAACAGAGGTAAACAGAATGGGGGAAGACATGGTGGTTGGGGGAGGGTGGTGGTGGTAGAACAGGGCCTTAGTGGGGGTCCTGGAAGCCAAGAGAGGAAGGACCAAGAATATCAAATCCCACAGAGATGAAGGACTGTGAAGGTGACAAGAGGCCAATGAACTTGGGGGTTTGGGAGCTTTCGGAGACGCTGGTGAAAATCTCTTTAGCACACAGGTGGGGAAGACAGCAGACTGCGACATTAGAAGGTTTGAATGGAAATTATGGACCAAGTCTACACCCTTCTTTCTAGAATAAATACCTTATGGCAAGGAAAGGTGGCAGGGCAACAACAGGGCCGGAGGGCTGGCATGAGGGGAGGAGCAGGAAGACTCATTGACAGGGaaggtagaaaggaaggaaggaagccagagGGACTGGAATTGGAAAGGAGGCACCAGCTGTGACCTGGCATGAGACATGAGGAAGGAATGGGTGCTGGGGCAGCAGGGGAGAAAAGCGGGCCTAGACCAGGAACACAGGAGGGAGGCCATCTGCTAGGAATGAGGTCACCGTGCTGGAGGTTTGGAATGGCCACAGTGGGAACTGGAGGAGGATGTTAACACAGACATGGAGAACTGCTGAGCAGTGCTGAGTGTGATGATGCAGCTGGGGctagagatgtggctggggtgATCCAAAGCCAATCAGCTTAAAGAACCCAATCCACCTCCTGCCAGGAACCACCCTGCCAGGCGAGGCCTGGCCTCTCCTTATAGTCCTGAGGTTCCTACTCAGTCTGGTTCCAGCACACAGTAGGCGCTCAATAAATTCTTCTTGCCTCCTTTCTCACAAGTACTGGAGCTACCCTTGACAATGATCATTCTGACTGTCTCAATGTTATTTCTAGAGTCCCACCGGCACTACGGCACGCTGCAGGATTTCCAAGGACTAGGGGTTAAATGAAAGCCCCATCAATGAGGGCAGAGAAGGGCTCCTGGCCAGGAAGCCAGCCCAACCAGCGCAGGGCCCCACAAGGCATCCTGGTACCTGGCTCTGCCCCTCAAGAGAACTTGATGAGAAAGTGGTGCTCAATACAGTGGTTCTAAATTGGTAACCGACGTACATTCTTCCATGGGTGGGAGAGCACATCTTGAAAGCTGACACTGCAGCTTTCTGAGTAAAATCCAAATTTCCACTGGACTCCTGGAATTTTCTCATCTCAAAGTGGGAATAAACTCTGGGGGCATAGCTGGTAAATTCTCCTGTGTCTGAATAAATTATACCCTATGTGACTGATAATTCTCTCCAGTTGTTCCCGCCCAAGCCTCATTCCTTTTTCCCATCAATTCTTGTCCTCATAAGAACATGGCTCTCAGggccctcctcccacccacccctaCAGAGAAAGCAGCTCTGGATTCTGAAGTCTGGGGACGATGGCTGCTTCTTGCTCACTGTACAGCATGGGATGCAAAGTGTTttcctgagcacttactatgtgctaggcatagTGCTAAGCACATTACAAACttgacctcatttaatcttctcagcAATTCTAGGAGACAGAAATTAATCACACTTTACAGGAGATAAAACTGAGGCTTGAAGTGGATAAGGGATTTGCCCCAAGCCAGACAGAAATGGAAAAGACATATTTTGGACCCAAATCTGTTCAAACTCTTGAGCTTTCCCCATAGTGTTAACCTCCCTTTCATGGGTCACTATTGCTATACAATCATCCCTGAGTATATGCCAGAGATTGGTTCCAGAACCCCTGAGTATACCAAAATCCATGCATACTTAAGTCCTACAGTTGGCCCTGTGGAATTCAAGTATACAAAAAGTCGGCTTTCTATATAGGTGGGTTTTACATCCTGCAGGAGTTTGGTTGAAAAAAcccatgtataagtggacccttgcagttcaaacctgtgttgttcaagtgtCAACTGCATATAAAACAGCTAAAGACCTCCCCACTGCAAAGCTGCAGGAAGGAAGGCTGCCTTTCCCAAAACCTGTCTGCACAGACCTAGCCCAGAGAGCTCCAGGCTTGAGGAACATCAGAGCAGAAGGGCCTCAGCACTCATCTCTCCTTATATAAGCATTCAGGGATGCCCAGTACCTGAAGTCCACATTctctattttcctttctattctgGCTGAAGTCCCATCATgatgttctctctctttttaaagctcagatttttaaaactttggtaTGAGATCCATCAGGAAACAAGGATCCAATTGTTTCTTTCCTCTGCTCTAAAACCTGCCATGGCTCCCCAGCAACACCAGCACAATGTCCAAACTTCTTTGTATGGAAGGTCTTGACTATCTGGCCCATTAATGGTTTtgtgtggccccttcctccaacTTCCTTTAGCAAGTGTGACTAACCCTATTAAAGCACATTACCACCAACAAAATCTCAATGCGCTTCGTCAGGGTGCAGACTATGCTATTTACCTCtgcctctgtttctctgtctcactCATTCATCCAACAGATGTTTATCAAGCATCTGCTATGAGTCAAGCACTCTTTCATGTCCTGGAGATAGTCTGGTGATTAAGGCATGCTGCAGTCCCTGACCTCACGGTGCTTACAGTCCACTGCGGGATAACCCAGGGCCCAGAACAAGGCACAAAGCAGGCCTTTTACTAGAGGTCTGTTAGTCTGATATATGGTGCCCCCAGGGACTAAGATGGAATAAGCTGGGGACTCCTAGACCTGGAGAGATATGTCCCACCCAGGGTCAGTCCCCTCCCTTCATGGGGTATCACCATAGACTCCACTCACTGATATGGTCGATGGAGCCAGCACAGAACTTCCCATAGAACTTCTTGGCTCCCAGGCCCCGAAGGTCATGGATGGTGAAAGGCCAGAGGTGTAGCACGTTGTTCCGGGAGAAGGTGTCCCTCTTCTCCACCACGACCACTTTGGCTCCCAGGTAGGCAAGTTCAATGGCAGTACGCAAGCCACAGGGTCCTCCCCCAACTATGAGACACTGCAGAGGTGAGACAGGAGAGAGACTGTTGGTAACCTCTAGCATCACAGACATGAACCCCCAGTCAGCAGGAAAACTGAGGCGCAAATCCCACTCTTCCTGAACCAACCAGCAAGTGCAAGCTGTGTACCTGTTAGGGCCTGTCATTCATCCACCCAGTGTACCTTACCTGTGGGCCTACCACGCACCAGCCACTGCGCCAAGCCCTGTGAGGAGTGCAGAGGTAAAGGGACTTGGCAAGGATGCACAATAAGATGCACATGAACTTCAGAGTCAAAGTGAACTGGGGTTAAGTCCCAGCTCCAGCATTTGACcacttagtttccttatctgtgtgGGTCTACTACTCTCCTCATAAGGTTATTGTAAATAAGATCACTGTTAAAAAGCATATAGTACATCTTTGTGGTCTTGAATTAGGTAATAGTGTCTTAGATATAACAGGAAAAGCACaaacaactaaagaaaaaattaataaatgagacttcaaaattaaaacttggTGCTTCCAAGAcaaccatcaagaaagtgaaaagacaaccacacagaagggagaaaatagttgcaaatcatatatctgatatggGACCTGTATCCAAAACATATAAAGGATGttcacaactcaataataaaaatacaaatagcccCACTAAAGACTGGGCAAAGGGATTTTAGTAGACCTTTCTTCAGAGAAGTTATACAAATGGTCactaagtacatgaaaagatgctcaaccccATTTGccttcagggaaatgcaaattaaagccacagggAGAaatcacttcacatccactaggacGGCTGTGATAAAAAAGAGAACAGCAAGTGTGGTGAggatatggaaaaaaatgaaaccctcatacattgctggtgggaaaatAAATTGGCGCAGATACATGAaaacagtgtggccattcctccaaaagttaaacatagaggtTTAAAGCATAGgagccagcaattccactcctagatatatatacccaaaagaaatgaaaatgtgttcacacaaaaacctgtatgtgaatgttcatggcagcatcattcacaatagccccAAAGTAAAAGCAACCTAAATGGCCACCACTGATGAAGAAACcaaatgtggtacatccatacaatggaatattatttggccatgaaaaggaaagaaattctaatacatgaatgaaccttaaaaacactgtgctaagtgagAGAAACTAGATACAAAAGGacacatattatattttatttatatgaaatgtccagaataggcaaatccatgagACAAAAGTGGATCAGTGATTGCCAGGAAATGGGGGAGGGAGAATTGGGGAATGACCGCTAATGGATACAGGGTATATTTTTGGGaggttctggaattagataatggtgataatttttaaaagtgcatgAGAAAAAAACACGGTACAGAGCTTGGCACGTACTGGTGTAAATGTTGTCATTCTTATTGCCGAGACCTAGGCCCTGTCTTCTAGGAATTCTCAGGCTAGGGGTAAAATACCtaacttataaaataaataactagaaTCTCTTGTGGCTGGTTTTTTTCTGGAGCCCAGATGGAAAAGTTAATCCTGCCTGGTAGGTTGGAAAAGATTTTCACAGAGGAGagtctttaaaattattactttagCCTACATTTGTTGGACACTTACTGTGGGTTGAGCGGTTTCAAGTGCTTTCTGTGTTTTAgctcttaatcctcacaacaaatcTAAGGAACTATTATGGTGCCcctttcacagatggggaaattgaggcacaaagcAGCTGCTTAATTGGCTCATGCTTTTACAGATTGAAAGGGGGAGAGcagggatttaaacccaggtagTCTTATTCCAGAGCCCACCATGCTGGACTGCTTCTGGTTTgccaggaataaaaaagaaaaaagaacatttcagcAGAGGTAACTGCCctttcagagagaaagagaaagaagctcAAGGTGGATGGAGAGAAGGATACTTTGGGAGAAGAgatgggaaggagagaaaagagatgagAGTTAGTCTGCAGCCAAATGGTAaaagtcttcttctttttttttttttttcttttttgagattcagtttcactcttgttgcccaggctggagtgcaatggcgtgattttggctcatcgcaacctctgcctcctgggttcaagtgcttctcctgcctcagcctcctgagtagctgggatttcaggcatgtgccaccatgcctgggtaatttttttgtatttttaatagagatggggtttttctatgttggtcaggctggtcttgaactcccaacctcaggttatccacccgccttggcctcccaaagtgctgggattacaggcgtgagccaccgtgcccggccggtgaGAGTCTTAAGTGCCAAAGGCGTATTTTATGGCCTTGGTCCTGTTGGCATTTGGGATGTGTGGGCAGAAGTGACAAAACAGGATTCTGTACGAGTCCCCCAGGCTCGGTCCTCAACGGACACTGCATGCTGAAAAAGACAAGGATCCTTCCCCACAATGACCTAGGATAGCATATTGGGCAAAAGCCTTTTCATTCACAGAAAATCTTATGAGGAGCATCAATACTGTCTAAAACCAGAGGAAAATGGCAATACTCTGGCTGAAAGAATCAGAAGAAACTCTTTCCTAAGGCAGGAGTTTGCCTGGGGGATCTGACTACCCCTAGCAAGGTGACAGGCAAGGGAATCTGACCCACTCCTCACTGCTTGACATTGCAGAGGCATCTGGTAACTGCCCTTCTGCTTGGGATCAAACCTTATCTTAAAAAAACACATTCCCCTTCCTCTAGCAAATGTTCCATCATCCAGTTATCACTCAGCCGGGCCTGCAGGGTCCCAAAGGGAGAGTGCAAACAAGCATATCAGGAGCTCCCACACCACAATCAGTGTGGCTTACTGGTTGGAACCTTCCAGAGAGTTTGTAGACACCTAATTAGGGGAAATGAAGTCACCACTGAGATCCAGCTCGAGACTTCAGGGAGTGAGTGGGTGTGCAAGCCCACGTGCTTCCTCTCTGGATAGAGCCACCGGGAAAGAACCAAGCCCCACTTCCCAAGCCCAGCACTACTCTTTATCTCACTCCACAAACAGCTCCTTGGCTTGGACATAGCCAGACAATGACAGTCATTTCAAAGCAGGACTCCAAGCCCCGACACTGGTGAGGTTTGCTTTGGGGTTAAGTCTGGATTCACTGCATTTCTTTGCAGTTAGTACATCTTTTCCTGTTTTGGAGCAGGGGTAGAAGGATGTGGGGTGAAGAGGGGCACGAAAAAAGGAGGGGAGCCCCCTGTATCCTTCTGTCCACCAGGCCCGACCCAGCACTGCTCCCTGGACAAGGCAGGAGACCCCTTTCCCACCAGTCAGGGAGCTGCCATGCATTTTGCGGGCAAACAGTAGCTGGTGTACAGTTTCTGATTCTCTTGGCTAAACCTAAAATCCCATTGGCAAAAGCTCGGTTTTCCCACCATCCTGGGGCCCAGTAAATATTTCGGGCCTGAAATTTCAGAGATGCCAGTCATACCGTAATCTAAAGTCAAAGCAAATACCAACGGGCCTAATTATATAAAGGGAGAAAATTCGGTACAGATGTTATCAAGGCCAGAGAGACGGCTTGCTGGCAGGGGCCAGGTCAGGTCTTCTCTGAACGCACTTGTTGTGATTAATATGGGAACTCAGTGTTCTGACAACAGGCCAAATACCATGGCAGCCACATGCCCAGGCAGAGGAGTGGGAGAGACGAGGACTTCCCCAGCATGCCCACTGTAGATGCTGTGGATGCTGGATGTGGTCCAAACAGACCACAGATGCAAAGGGTTGTGATAACTCAACCCGAAGGAGCTCTTTCCTCAGACCCAGCTAGGCCTTACGTCCAAGGAAGGAAAGCTTTTCATTAAAACTCAATGAGATTGTATGCTCCTGCCCGTGCTCCCATGAGCTGTGTCCTTTCTGCTTCCCCAGAACCACCTCTGCGGGTCATATTGTCTGTGTCTAACCCACAGCCAGTCCGAGGGTTCCTCTAAGGCTGCCcctgtcctctgtatttctgtgtgcTCAGAGCCCAGTACCAGGCCTGCTACCTAGGAGGCCTCAATTGACAGCTGATGAactctccacaccctctccacccACCAAGTTCTGGCACTCCATTCACAACTGGGATGTTTCAGTTCACACCAGTTGGGGGTTCACATTTGCAGATTCCCACCCAGACTCGGGGAGCCGGGGTCTGCCAGGGCCACCAGCATCATGGATGTCAGCATATCTGGGTGCTCAGGTGACATAAATTATTACCCAGTGGGGAGAAGGGCAGAGCCAACACCTGCAGGAAATCCATTGTATAGATAAGCTCGGTGGTGTTCAGGCCTCCATGTTAGCACAGAGGAGAGACAAACACCACATGGAAAAATCAGCTCTTTATCAAGGGTCAGGATGCGGGTATGGTGACCACCTAGCCCACAGTCAGGACACAAGGACTGGGCGGCCCCAGCTCATGTGTGACTTCTGCTTCTCCCCAGGGGAACCTGCAAACACAACCCACTTCTCGACATGGTGCATCTTCCAGCCGCACCTCTCGCCAGCCCACAAGTGGGCAAGTGTGCTGGGGCTGTGCCAGGAATGCATAAGAGATTCAGTCTCCAGAGGGAGATGCCGAGGGGACCAAGCGCTAAGCCAGGGGTTAGCAGTCTGCAGGCTTCATTTCCGCTTCTGAATCCCACCCTTGTGTTCCTTGAGAGCTGTGTGTGCAGACACTGCAGCAAGGTGGAGTGCAGAAGCTGGCACTTGACCGGGGTGTGGCATTCTTTAGCCCGCTTACCCATCCTGCACCTCACCTAGAAAGGACGGTTGTGAGACCTGACTGCACGGTGCCTGGCACATtctatttgccaggcactgtcctattTGCTTTGTGTATTTCATCCTTGCAACTACCCTGTGAAGGTGTTATTATCATCCCCACTTTATAAGTGAGGTAACTAAGGCACTGaaaagttaagcaacttgctccAGGCACTCTTATTAACTCTCTTTTTGAGTAAAGAGGGTAAGAAATGTCTTTAAAGTCACATAACAAATAAGTGGTCAGATTTGGATTGTAACCCAGGTAGTACTGGTCTAAAGTCTCTGCTCTTACCGGCTTGACTGACAATGAAGGCCGACCTCAGTGGTGAGGTCAGGATGAAGTGAGAGGACTTGGCTCCTTCCCTGCATTGAGCACACTGTGGCCTCCTGAAAGGAGCTGGGGTTCAGGCTGGGTTCACAGGGGCTCTGCATGGAACGAGCAAGCCATGTCCAGCCTGAGCTTCATGTGTTTCCACAGGGTGGGAAATCATAGGCTGGACAGAGCTTGAGCCTGTGCAAGTCACACTGGCAGGTGCCACCACAGTGGGAGTTTGGGCTTGGATAGTGCAAGCCTCCTTTGGTGAAGGTGGCCCTGGCAGCAAGCTGGGCATGGGGGAAGTCATGCATGGTGCTGTCTCGCTGGTAGCCGCAGTCCTCCCAGCACACTGACCTGCAGGCCAGCTCCCCGGGGCAGTGCACTGGTGCCAGGGACGTGCCACCATACTTCCTGGTATGGCTGTGCAGCCTCCCTGGCTCTCAGGACCAGCCACTTATCTGAATCCAGGCAGGAAGCCCCTGGCTGTTACTGGTTTACCGTGAATAAGAACAGCTTGATTCAGAATCGCAGGATGGAGAGTTTTCAAATTCAAGGTGTCACCCACCTGCCagaatgtgtgtgttgggggagggctTGCAGTAGGGGCCTGGCTGCACAGCCTCACCCCTGCAGGGCAGCGCAGGGGCTTACTCATGAGAGATGGGGCTAACACTTACTGCCTGCTTATAATGTACAAGAACTGTGCTAAGCATGTTTTAAGAAATGCATCTCACTTGATTCTTACAATAACCCTGAATTAGGCATATTCATCATCATTTGGCACATAGGAAACTGGAGCTCAGGAAGGTTAAATGACATAGCCATGGTAACAGAACCAGGGTGAAAACCTAACCTCTGATTCCAGGGTACATGCTCAAAATCACCTGAGGTTCTAGCTGTGGAGGAATCTCTGAGAGGGGGTTGGCTAGTAGGGGCTCCCCAGGGGAACTTCAAGTGCTGCTCTGGGCAAGGAGTTACAGCTCATCTGACTTGACATGGCCCTGACATCTCCAGACTCTCTTCTGTATCCAGTTATTCCTAAGTAACAATTACACACCACTTATCAATCTTAGaaattcacagaaataaaatggaaaaaggtatCCTATGCTTTGTACGTTCCCTAAAAATACTAACTAATTCCTCTGAGAAACATTCC
Protein-coding sequences here:
- the MICAL2 gene encoding F-actin-monooxygenase MICAL2 isoform X7, giving the protein MGENEDEKQAQAGQVFENFVQASTCKGTLQAFNILTRHLDLDPLDHRNFYSKLKSKVTTWKAKALWYKLDKRGSHKEYKRGKSCTNTKCLIVGGGPCGLRTAIELAYLGAKVVVVEKRDTFSRNNVLHLWPFTIHDLRGLGAKKFYGKFCAGSIDHISIRQLQLILFKVALMLGVEIHVNVEFVKVLEPPEDQENQSTV